A window of Bacteroidetes Order II. bacterium contains these coding sequences:
- a CDS encoding YdcF family protein: protein MKRNRLRYISLLPLAMVVWLLGVAVMIYTYASEHDEKVADAAVVLGAAAWYNRPSPVLRERINHAIRLFQSGQVSVLVFTGGKGKGAPMAESEVARRYAIQQGVPASQIHIETVSQTTWENVREATRLTRELGLKRLLLVSDPFHMKRAMRMGRDAGMDVYPAPTPSSRYKTWDTKFDFLLREVYYYSAYVLAGVTTNR from the coding sequence ATGAAAAGGAACAGACTCCGTTACATATCCCTTTTGCCCCTTGCAATGGTGGTCTGGTTATTGGGGGTTGCGGTCATGATTTATACATATGCTTCCGAGCACGACGAAAAAGTGGCGGATGCAGCAGTGGTTTTGGGTGCTGCTGCCTGGTACAACCGCCCGTCGCCGGTACTTCGTGAGCGGATCAATCATGCGATCCGTCTTTTTCAGAGTGGTCAGGTTTCGGTACTGGTTTTTACAGGTGGAAAAGGAAAAGGAGCACCAATGGCCGAGTCGGAAGTCGCACGCCGATATGCTATTCAGCAAGGGGTTCCCGCGTCACAAATCCACATAGAAACGGTTTCTCAGACCACTTGGGAGAATGTGCGAGAAGCCACACGGCTCACAAGGGAACTTGGCCTGAAGCGGCTTTTATTGGTCAGCGATCCTTTTCACATGAAAAGAGCCATGCGTATGGGGCGAGATGCTGGTATGGATGTGTATCCTGCGCCTACGCCCTCTTCCCGATACAAAACATGGGATACTAAATTTGATTTCCTACTCCGGGAAGTGTATTATTACTCCGCCTATGTGTTGGCTGGGGTCACGACGAACCGTTAA